The sequence below is a genomic window from Flavobacterium lipolyticum.
GTCAGACTGAGCGAAGCCGGATACGTCAGACTAAGCGAAGTCGAAACGTCAGACTGAGCGAAGTCGAAGTCTCTCGTTTCAAGGATAAAAGAATCTCGACTTCGCTCGATTTGACAGTTGAAATAAAAAAGATAAAGTGTAGTAAAGTAATTTGCTGCACTTTTTTATTTAACGAAATCAGTTGGATTTATGAAACACTATGTCAGACTGAGCGAAGTCGAAGTCTTTTAGGGCGCTTTTTTATTTAATGAAATCTGAAAAGTAGTTCCTTTTCCAATTTCAGACTGTAAAACTTTTATTTTTCCGTTATGATATTCTTCAACGATCCTTTTGGTTAAAGAAAGTCCAAGTCCCCAGCCGCGTTTTTTAGTTGTAAAACCGGGTTCGAAAATAGTTTTAAACTGCTTTTTAGAAATTCCTGTTCCGGAGTCTTTTACATTAATTTTTACATGATGTGCATCTTCTTCAATTTGAAGGTCCAGCGTTCCTTTTCCTTTCATCGCATCAATAGCATTCTTTACTAAATTTTCAATAGTCCAGCTGTGCAGCGTAGGGTTTATCATTGCCGGTATACTTTGTTGAGGTGTCCGATAAGAGAAAGTAACCTGCTTTGAAAAACGGGATTGCAGGTATTGATAAGTATTCAAAGTTTCGGTAACAATATCTCTCTCCTCTAAAACAGGAACCGACCCAATTTTAGAAAAGCGGTCTGTGATCGTCTGTAAACGTTCAATATCTTTTTCAATTTCAAAAGTTATAGACGAATCGATTTCTTCTGTCTTTAAAATCTCTACCCAGCCAATTAAAGAGGATAAAGGTGTTCCGATTTGATGTGCCGTTTCTTTTGCCATTCCTGCCCAGAGTTTATTTTGGGTAGCCATTTTGGTACTTCTGTAAAAATTATAAATCAAAGCCCCAAATAAAAAGATAATCAGCAATAAGGCGATGGGGTAATATTTCAGTTTATTAATCAATGCCGAATTCCCATAATACAATTCCTGATGTTTTCCGGGCGCATATTCAATAACGATAGGCTCATTCTCATTTTTCAGATTTTTGAGATAAGATAAGGTGCTTTCGTTATTTTGCAGGACTTCTTCAGGAACATTCACAGAACTAATCACCTTGTCATACATGATAAGCATAACTGGAACTGAGGTATTGTTGTTGATGATTTCAAGCGGTAAATCTAAATCTGTATTTTCATCTGCATTGACCAGTGTCTTTTGTGCATTGGCCCAAAGATTCATTTTTAAGCGTTCTTCGTTTTTAAAGATTTGGAAAAAAGTATAAGTGTTCCAGAGAATCAGGGAAATGATTAAAAAGGAAATGGTAATAATGATCCAACGGGTTGTATTTCTTCTCTCGGAAAAAGACATAAATATTTTTTTGTGGTATAAATATAACGAAATATACACATTTAATATTTTGTGTAACGATAAAGATTTTTTTGTTTTAAAGTCTGAAACTATTTCTTTGGATTAAACGATTTTTCTATTTTTGTAGCTACGGAAATGAGATTCCTTTAAAAAGAAAAATATGATTAGTATTGATCCAAAAGAAATACCAACGGCCAAATTGCAAGGCTATTTACAAAGTGCTGTGGGACCTAGGCCAATTGCATTTGCTAGTACAATTAGTGCTAAGGGAATACCCAATTTGTCCCCATTTAGTTTCTTTAATGTGTTCAGTGCCAATCCGCCAATTTTGGTTTTTTC
It includes:
- a CDS encoding sensor histidine kinase — encoded protein: MSFSERRNTTRWIIITISFLIISLILWNTYTFFQIFKNEERLKMNLWANAQKTLVNADENTDLDLPLEIINNNTSVPVMLIMYDKVISSVNVPEEVLQNNESTLSYLKNLKNENEPIVIEYAPGKHQELYYGNSALINKLKYYPIALLLIIFLFGALIYNFYRSTKMATQNKLWAGMAKETAHQIGTPLSSLIGWVEILKTEEIDSSITFEIEKDIERLQTITDRFSKIGSVPVLEERDIVTETLNTYQYLQSRFSKQVTFSYRTPQQSIPAMINPTLHSWTIENLVKNAIDAMKGKGTLDLQIEEDAHHVKINVKDSGTGISKKQFKTIFEPGFTTKKRGWGLGLSLTKRIVEEYHNGKIKVLQSEIGKGTTFQISLNKKAP